From the genome of Rhodobacteraceae bacterium Araon29, one region includes:
- a CDS encoding glutamine synthetase: protein MPQSASDYLEGRKLDEVECIIADLPGIARGKAVPAGKFARQSSFYLPDSIFYQTITGGWGEAAGDDGFIERDMVLKPDYSTATAAPWTGDWTLQVIHDAYDRKDEPVPFAPRNVLKRVVELYRSKGWEPVVAPEMEFFLVARNIDPAKPISAMMGRSGRPAAARQAYSMTAVDEFGPVIDDIYDFAEAQGFEIDGITQEGGAGQLEINLRHGDPVRLADEVFYFKRLIREAALRHDCFATFMAKPIENEPGSAMHIHHSIIDIETGTNAFSGPQGGETDLFYHFIGGLQRYVPRAIAILAPYVNSYRRYVKEHSAPINLEWARDNRTAGIRIPISDPEARRVENRLAGMDCNPYLGIAVSLACGYLGMQNELRPGKQFRGEAYEGETDIPRVMGEALDLFEASPELHEILGPEFARVYSIVKRAEYEEFLQVISPWEREHLLLNV, encoded by the coding sequence ATGCCTCAATCTGCCTCCGACTATCTTGAGGGCCGCAAATTAGATGAGGTCGAGTGTATTATCGCCGATTTACCGGGCATCGCACGAGGCAAGGCTGTTCCGGCCGGAAAATTTGCCCGCCAGTCGTCCTTTTATCTTCCAGACTCGATTTTTTATCAAACCATCACGGGCGGGTGGGGTGAAGCAGCCGGTGATGACGGGTTTATCGAACGCGATATGGTGCTTAAACCCGATTATTCCACCGCCACCGCGGCGCCCTGGACCGGCGATTGGACATTGCAGGTGATTCATGACGCCTATGACCGCAAAGACGAACCCGTTCCCTTTGCGCCGCGCAATGTTTTAAAACGGGTGGTTGAGCTTTATCGTTCCAAAGGATGGGAACCTGTTGTGGCCCCCGAAATGGAATTTTTTCTTGTCGCCCGCAACATTGATCCAGCCAAACCAATATCTGCAATGATGGGACGGTCCGGCCGCCCAGCAGCCGCGCGGCAAGCCTATTCCATGACAGCGGTTGATGAATTTGGTCCGGTGATTGACGATATTTATGACTTTGCCGAAGCGCAGGGGTTCGAGATCGACGGCATCACCCAAGAAGGCGGCGCCGGACAGCTAGAGATTAATCTGCGCCACGGAGATCCGGTGCGATTGGCCGATGAAGTGTTTTATTTTAAACGGCTGATCCGCGAAGCAGCACTGCGGCATGATTGTTTTGCGACTTTCATGGCCAAGCCAATTGAAAATGAACCCGGCAGCGCCATGCATATCCACCATTCCATTATTGATATCGAAACCGGCACCAATGCATTCTCTGGCCCTCAAGGCGGCGAAACCGATCTTTTTTACCACTTTATCGGCGGCTTGCAGCGCTATGTTCCGCGCGCCATCGCCATTCTGGCACCCTATGTCAATTCCTATCGCCGTTACGTTAAAGAGCACTCTGCGCCGATCAACCTTGAGTGGGCGCGCGACAACCGCACAGCCGGTATTCGTATTCCAATCTCAGATCCAGAGGCACGGCGGGTGGAAAACCGGCTGGCGGGTATGGATTGCAACCCATATCTGGGCATCGCTGTATCGCTGGCTTGCGGCTATCTAGGGATGCAAAATGAACTGCGTCCGGGGAAACAATTTCGCGGTGAAGCCTATGAGGGCGAAACTGATATCCCCAGAGTAATGGGCGAAGCCTTGGACCTTTTTGAAGCCTCGCCCGAATTACATGAAATCCTTGGCCCTGAGTTCGCCCGGGTGTATTCGATTGTGAAGCGCGCAGAATACGAAGAGTTTCTGCAAGTGATCAGCCCGTGGGAACGCGAACATTTACTGCTGAACGTATGA
- a CDS encoding type 1 glutamine amidotransferase: MKVGILQAGHAPAEMIAETGNYAQMFSRFLSRRDYSFAAYSVVDMEFPKSAESADCWLITGSRHGIYDNLPFIAPLKALVRDIYSLNMPLVGVCFGHQIIAQALGGQVEKYSGGWSVGATKYDFEGQTVTLNAWHQDQIVELPPQAHVLGSSPFCKYAFLGYGENVFTVQAHPEFDSGFIHGLIEKRGRGVVPDDLLEQASCKLELPNSNSALADRIYNIFDLAQVTA; encoded by the coding sequence ATGAAAGTCGGTATTTTACAAGCTGGGCATGCGCCAGCTGAAATGATCGCCGAAACTGGCAATTATGCGCAGATGTTTTCGCGATTTCTGTCCCGCCGAGACTATTCGTTTGCCGCCTATAGCGTGGTTGATATGGAGTTTCCAAAATCTGCTGAGTCAGCAGATTGCTGGCTGATCACAGGCTCACGTCACGGTATTTATGATAACTTGCCGTTTATCGCGCCTTTAAAAGCGCTTGTAAGGGATATCTATAGCTTGAATATGCCTCTTGTAGGCGTCTGCTTTGGGCATCAGATCATTGCACAGGCGCTTGGTGGACAGGTGGAAAAATATTCTGGTGGTTGGTCGGTCGGCGCCACCAAATATGACTTTGAAGGCCAAACCGTGACACTAAACGCTTGGCACCAAGATCAAATTGTAGAGCTGCCGCCACAGGCGCATGTCTTAGGCTCTAGCCCGTTTTGCAAATATGCCTTTTTGGGCTACGGCGAGAACGTTTTCACGGTGCAGGCCCATCCAGAATTTGACAGCGGTTTCATTCACGGTCTGATCGAGAAGCGCGGCCGCGGCGTAGTGCCGGACGACCTACTTGAGCAGGCATCTTGCAAGTTAGAGTTGCCAAACTCAAACTCTGCCCTGGCGGACCGTATTTATAATATATTCGATTTAGCACAGGTGACAGCATGA